GGACGACCATACTTGTTCAACTTATCTCTTTCAACTTGGATACCATGAGGCGGGCCTTGGAAAGTTTTTGAATAAGTAGGGGGAATTCGTAGATCCTCCAAACGTAGAGCACGTAGGGCTTTGAAACCAAATACGTTACCTACAATGGAAGTAAACATGTTAGTAACGGAACCCTCTTCAAATAGGTCTAATGGATAAGCTACATAACAGATCCATTGGTTGTCTTCCCCAGCAACAGGCTCGATGTGATAGCATCGTCCTTTGTAACGATCAAGACTGGTAAGTCCATCAGTCCAAACAGTTGTCCATGTACCAGTAGAAGATTCGGCAGCTACTGCAGCCCCTGCTTCTTCGGGCGGAACCCCAGGCTGAGGACTTACTCGGAATGCTGCCAAGATATCAGTATCCTTAGTTTCATACTCTGGGGTGTAGTAAGTCAATTTATAATCTTTAACACCAGCTTGAAATCCAACACCTGCTTTAGTTTCTGTTTGTGGTGACATAAGTCCCTCCCTATAACTCTTGAATTAAGAATTCTCACAATAACAGGGTCTACTCGATGTTAATTAGGCGTAAATGAAActttagcaaaaaaaaaaaaaaaaaaaaaggataTTCAATTAATATAATATCAACTCATTAAAGAAAATTGAGGGCATGCTTAGGTTAATGAATATGTTTCATTCATATATAATGCGTACACCCTGTGTATGTTCTATCCTATAGGAATTCCACTATAGGAATTCGATAGGAATTGAGTTGTTGTTATGGTAAGTTAACACGGTTCGTTATTAAACCATGGATTTGATTTACCAAATCCATAATTATTGTATACTCTTTGATAGATATAGCGCAACCCAAATAAATTCCTAATCCTTATTTTACAAGTTCTTAATAGTTCTCTTTTCTTATTTTGAATGCAAATACCTAACTAAATACTAATAAAATTCTTTGTTGACAGCAATCTATGCTTCACAGTAGTATATATTTTGTATATCGAAGTCCTAGATAGGAAAGTAGAGTAGGCACAGATCCTCCACAAAAGGCAAAATGTATGTATATGAAAAAAAGATTGATTGAACTTTCCAACGGACTCATTCCATGAGTAAACGATTGAATGGGATTCGCTTGGGCAACGAAATCAAGTCCTGGTCCCCTTTTCTCTCTTATTGAATTAACTAATTCATTTCCTTTTTACttttggattttttttgatttgatttggcattattcaacaataaaaaaagaaaaatttcgaCAAATTCCTTTTTTTAATTATGTGATAATTATGAGAACCAATCCTACTACTTCTCCTCCCGGGGTTTCCACAATTGAAGAAAAAAGTACAGgtcgtatcgatcaaattattggaCCCGTGCTGGATGTCACTTTTCCCCCAGGCAAGTTACCTTATATTTATAACGCTTTGGTAGTCCAGAGTAGAGACACTGCCGATAAGCAAATTAATGTGACTTGTGAGGTACAACAATTATTAGGAAATAATCGAGTTAGAGCTGTAGCTATGAGTGCTACGGACGGGTTGATGAGAGGAATGGAAGTGATTGACACGGGAGCTCCTCTCAGTGTTCCGGTCGGTGGAGCTACTCTCGGACGAATTTTCAACGTTCTTGGGGAGCCTGTTGACAATTTGGGTCCTGTAGATAGTAGTGCAACGTTCCCTATTCATAGATCTGCGCCTGCCTTTATCGAGTTAGATACGAAATTATCCATCTTTGAAACAGGTATTAAGGTCGTCGATCTTTTAGCTCCTTATCGACGTGGaggaaaaataggactatttgggGGGGCTGGAGTAGGTAAAACAGTACTGATCATGGAATTAATCAATAACATTGCTAAAGCTCATGGGGGCGTATCCGTATTCGGTGGAGTAGGGGAATGGACTCGTGAAGGAAATGATCTTTATATGGAAATGAAGGAATCCGGAGTAATTAATGAAAAAAATATTGAGGAATCAAAGGTAGCTCTAGTCTATGGCCAAATGAATGAACCACCGGGAGCTCGTATGAGAGTTGGTTTAACTGCCCTAACTATGGCGGAATATTTCTGAGATGTTAATAAGCAAGACGTGCTTTTATTTATCGATAATATCTTTCGTTTTGTTCAAGCAGGATCAGAGGTATCCGCTTTATTAGGGAGAATGCCCTCCGCAGTGGGTTATCAACCTACTCTTAGTACAGAAATGGGTTCTTTGCAAGAAAGAATTGCTTCTACTAAAAAGGGATCTATAACTTCGATTCAAGCAGTTTATGTACTTGCAGACGATTTGACCGACCCTGCCCCTGCCACAACATTTGCACATTTGGATGCTACTACCGTACTTTCCAGAGGATTAGCTTCCAAGGGTATTTATCCAGCAGTAGATCCTTTAGATTCAACCTCGACTATGTTACAGCCTCGGATCGTTGGCAACGAACATTATGAAACTGCGCAAAGAGTTAAGGAAACTTTACAACGTTACAAAGAACTTCAGGACATTATCGCAATTCTTGGCTTGGATGAATTATCGGAAGAGGATCGTTTAACTGTAGCAAGAGCAAGAAAAATTGAGCGTTTCTTATCACAACCGTTCTTTGTGGCAGAAGTTTTTACTGGTTCTCCAGGAAAGTATGTTGCTCTTGCGGAAACTATTAGGGGATTTCAACTAATCCTTTCTGGAGAATTAGACGGCCTACCTGAACAGGCTTTTTATTTGGTGGGTAACATCGATGAAGCTAGCACGAAAGCTATAACCTTAGAAGAGGAGAACAAATCGAAGAAATGAAATTAAATCTTTATGTACTGACTCCTAAGCGAATTATTTGGGATTGTGAAGTGAAAGAAATCATTTTATCCACTAATAGTGGCCAAATTGGCGTATTACCAAACCACGCCCCCATTAACACAGCAGTAGATATGGGTCCTTTGAGAATACGCCTCCTCAACGACCAATGGTTAACAGCGGTTCTGTGGAGCGGTTTTGCGAGAAT
This region of Triticum aestivum cultivar Chinese Spring chromosome 2D, IWGSC CS RefSeq v2.1, whole genome shotgun sequence genomic DNA includes:
- the LOC123055350 gene encoding ATP synthase subunit beta, chloroplastic-like, with protein sequence MGFAWATKSSPGPLFSLIELTNSFPFYFWIFFDLIWHYSTIKKEKFRQIPFFNYVIIMRTNPTTSPPGVSTIEEKSTGRIDQIIGPVLDVTFPPGKLPYIYNALVVQSRDTADKQINVTCEVQQLLGNNRVRAVAMSATDGLMRGMEVIDTGAPLSVPVGGATLGRIFNVLGEPVDNLGPVDSSATFPIHRSAPAFIELDTKLSIFETGIKVVDLLAPYRRGGKIGLFGGAGVGKTVLIMELINNIAKAHGGVSVFGGVGEWTREGNDLYMEMKESGVINEKNIEESKVALVYGQMNEPPGARMRVGLTALTMAEYF